One window from the genome of Glycine soja cultivar W05 chromosome 12, ASM419377v2, whole genome shotgun sequence encodes:
- the LOC114380212 gene encoding fasciclin-like arabinogalactan protein 15, producing the protein MDRRIYGVSGHRIFLSLLFLVSVFPQALTLSPSPTAQINSNSILVALLDSHYTELAELVEKAMLLQKLEDTVATHNITIFAPTNEALDRNLDPDFKRFLLEPANLHSLQTLLLSHITPAQIGSKTLTRHVTSLSDHNLKLSENLTTVDQAKVTHPDVVTRPDGVIHGIDRLLLPRSVEDDFNRRRSLRSITAVKPEPSPEIDPRTHRLKKRPPPVKPGSSPELPIYDAMAPGPALAPAPAPGPGGSHHHFNGERQVEDFIHTLLHYGGYNEMADILVNLTSLAVEMGRLVSEGYVLTVLAPNDEAMAKLTTEQLSEPGAPEQIMYYHIIPEYQTEESMYNAVRRFGKVRYDTLRLPHKVVAQEADGSVKFGHGDGSAYLFDPDIYTDGRISVQGIDGVLFPTVEVEGAERVRPVTRTGQNGAKVVVKHRRGKLLETACWMLGTFGQHSRFASCQ; encoded by the exons ATGGATCGCCGCATCTACGGCGTCTCCGGCCACCGCATCTTCCTCTCCCTTCTCTTCCTTGTCTCTGTTTTCCCACAAGCGTTAACGCTGTCGCCGTCACCGACGGCTCAGATTAACTCAAACTCAATCCTCGTCGCTCTTCTGGACTCGCATTACACGGAACTCGCGGAGCTTGTCGAAAAAGCCATGTTGTTACAGAAACTAGAAGACACTGTCGCCACTCACAACATAACAATCTTCGCTCCGACCAACGAAGCCTTAGACCGCAACCTCGACCCCGATTTCAAGCGCTTTCTTCTCGAACCCGCCAATCTTCACTCCCTCCAGACGCTCCTCCTCTCTCACATCACCCCCGCGCAAATAGGATCCAAAACCCTAACCCGCCACGTCACCTCTCTTTCCGACCACAACCTCAAGCTCTCCGAAAATCTCACCACCGTCGACCAAGCCAAGGTTACCCACCCGGATGTGGTGACCCGACCCGACGGCGTCATCCACGGCATCGACCGCCTCCTCCTCCCCCGCTCCGTCGAGGACGACTTCAACCGCCGCCGCAGCCTCCGCTCCATCACCGCCGTCAAACCCGAACCCTCGCCGGAAATCGACCCGAGAACCCACCGTCTAAAGAAACGTCCCCCGCCGGTGAAACCCGGTTCCTCCCCGGAACTTCCGATTTACGACGCGATGGCTCCGGGACCCGCCCTGGCCCCGGCGCCGGCGCCGGGGCCAGGCGGCTCGCACCACCACTTCAACGGAGAAAGACAAGTCGAGGACTTCATCCACACGCTCCTCCACTACGGCGGGTACAACGAGATGGCGGACATTCTCGTAAACCTAACGTCGTTGGCCGTTGAAATGGGTCGTTTAGTTTCGGAGGGTTACGTGCTCACCGTTTTGGCCCCAAACGACGAAGCGATGGCGAAGTTGACAACGGAGCAATTAAGCGAACCGGGGGCGCCGGAGCAGATAATGTACTATCACATAATACCGGAGTACCAGACCGAAGAGAGCATGTACAATGCGGTTAGAAGGTTCGGGAAGGTTCGCTACGATACCCTACGGTTGCCGCATAAGGTGGTGGCGCAAGAAGCTGATGGGTCCGTTAAATTCGGGCACGGGGACGGGTCGGCTTATTTGTTCGACCCGGATATTTACACCGATGGACGGATCTCGGTTCAGGGGATTGATGGGGTTTTGTTTCCGACGGTGGAGGTGGAGGGGGCGGAGCGGGTTAGACCGGTTACCCGGACCGGTCAGAACGGTGCGAAAGTTGTTGTCAAGCACAGGAGAG GAAAATTACTGGAAACAGCATGCTGGATGCTTGGAACTTTTGGACAGCATTCTAGATTCGCCTCTTGTCAATGA